The following DNA comes from Papaver somniferum cultivar HN1 chromosome 4, ASM357369v1, whole genome shotgun sequence.
TAGCCTCATAAATCATGCTGACTTGGATTGGATTGGTTACTGCACTAAAGGGGGCAACAAATTTCTTGTTTACGAGTCGACGATGTTGGATCAGTCGGAAGTGCATCATTTCAAAGAATCTGGTGATTATGAAATAGTTTCTTTGTAATAGAAAATCAATGGAAACCTCAAAGTCCCACTATGGTACGTGTATGAAATGTTTAATTCATAAAATCTAAGTTATGTTGTTTCTCTTTATGTTGTCTAAGGTTGAGCAATACCAAATAAGTGGGAAACAAATCCAGAGTAAGTTTCAGCATGAGACTGTCAGTTCTATGTTCACAGGCAGTTCTGAACTCATTGTCAGACAACAAAAACAGACAAGTGCTTTCTATTTCACTATCTTCGGTGTTGCTTTTCAGCAGAGCTAATAATTCGTCGCCAAAATATGCTTGGACTGCTTGGAATGCAATCACATTATGTTCTGTAAGCTCGCCTCCACGCAAGTGAGTACCCTTGTACGCTGGTGTAGTGTTGGCAACAGGTGAACCACTCCATGCTTGAGGTACTCCAAATCCAGAAGCAACACTCAAAATGTCTAGTACGTAGATGATCCACGCACAGATGCAACATTCTCAGAATGTACATTAAAAACTCCATATTCCTTGATTGATTAGAAACCTATAAGTTTTGGTTTGGCTGTtctaaatttcaaaaataaattgtAAATCAGGCCTTTTGTTTTTTTAATCAGACCATGtaaaaatttggtataaaattaATAAACCCTAATTAAATGTTATAAAGATTCACAATGAACAAAATCAAGTTTGATTTTTAATAAGGGTTTGTATACGTATTACTACCTTGTTCTTTGATGGCTTTAATTCTAACATGTTTCAGTGATCTCTTTTCATGGTTTTTTCTCCTAAAACACAAGGTCAAAAGTTGATACCGAAAATAAGAAAATGGGGAAAAACACGTcagataagaaaaagaaaaccagtAATCAGGAGAGTCTTGCCACGTCATCCGGTGGGATTGACCGTGGGATATTTGGTGGGCTAAAAAGAATTATTGTATATTTTGATATCCACATTTATTCTGATATCTTAGATATCCTATACCATTTTTTTGTCGCTtgagttttatttcttttttccctCTTTGCAATATTTATTATTTAGCGATTCTTACTCCTAATGATGTTCTATAGTTTTTATTTGTACAGGATTAACATACCTTTTTTAATCCCTCGAAAAAAGATTTCTTGATTCATGTGTGATCTCCATAAATCTggtattttcttttaatcatcaatctaaattttgtatttttttgaatTAATCGTTAATCCAAATTTTATCAATGGTCGAGTTATTTAATACCAACTGAAAGTATAGTTGCAAGTATTTGTTTTACCCGTTGTTTGGAGTTGTAATTAGACGGATTATATTACAAAAACTGTAAATGGACATTGgacattgaattttttttctttttaattcatGTGATTGATCTAATTTTATGATGATATCATGATGAATATTgcatatttaattttatttaagttgtttatatttgttttgttATGTTTCCAAGATTAATAAGATTTAGTAATTTCAGTtaattatttgttttgttatgtTTCCAAGATTAATAAGATTTAATAATTTTAGGTAATTATTTTCAAAAATGTGATTGGCTAAATAATATTCCGTGGGCCCAAAAGATTCTCCTGAAATTCTATTGGCTGAAATTTAAAATGGTGGGgacagaatcaaccagaagctccgattaaccacgtcgctcgaaaaaactccatttttatatagagaatttcaaatcagggtttgcaatctaaggtaccttggtaacaaagcattcaatattcaccataagatgaaaacctgattagattcaagctaatatctttcaaccgttagatcgaacttagcttgttatacacaaatgaaatgtaccttcatttaggtttgagtaaccgtacctaaacgtgcacacctagtcggttcaacaatatcTAACCAATGATATCcgtatgagcattttcatatcacccttattcatcttcaccataactagttcaaatgactccaatGAACTAatttgagagttgttcaattgcttagatcttataataatatacaagacacaatcgaatcaaatctgattcactcgaatcaattcatgaacattatagccacggtttgtaaagattacattccttaatatataaatgttttagttcatgaacaaaccgattttagaaagtaacctgcttaggtatgcaaacgggtacgcatacttaagtgaccggattgagtttgtttttaactccaaactccagcagaaattcactgaTGTGAAACTTCCGCccgtatgcgtatgggtacgcatattcacccagatttccaacaaccgccggtacgcgtacgggtacacatactttaggttctcggttttggactttacacaaatgtgagaacacactatgtttatatctaaacatggttacttgttctaaactctcatttcaatcattaaaactttgttagaggatgttaaaatagttgttgttcacaaactattttcatcaaagcaattttcaagttattgaaataatcaacgtgactttcgtcacgagtaaagatgaacttggccaaagcgaaagtttaccaacacatatttcgagaaatagataagtgtgataaactcggctcgaaatagcaaatgtgtataattgaggTCTACATAggaatacgaattttgtctcaaaaaaaggagataaaatagatatacttttgagtgatagataagttcaagtctccacataccttttgttgatgaagttccacaagttcccttgagtagttcttcatcttcattcgatgaacatcgtggagtctaaagctcaactgcacttactatcctaatccgagacttagctataagtagactagaaatcaagacttatagttttggaaactaaacgtgacaaacaagcttgcgagttcgaccaagcaatgctctaacaccatcaATCTTTGGGATCGactaaaaaattatttattttaggacaaaataaaataatttacctGGCATTTTTATTAGAATTTATTATCTTAATCAATCAATTGTTTGGATGAAAAATATCTAAGATTTTCATAGCTACAAGTTCTCGGGGGCCAAAATAAGTCTTATCATAGTTTCTACCATTTATTCAAATCATGCATGATGACCAACCGTTTCATGCCTTGACGTTActgcacgggttatttctagtaaatttacaaaaccaaaaggatatatatttttttttttgatggtaaCCAAAGGGACGTTAATTAGACTATTACACAATTAAAAAAATAGGTAGTGTCATTGGGGCAACTCCTACGGTGTGGATGTTAAAACATCCACATCTCAAGGAGAATCCTTATAAGCAAGGATGATGAGAATTTTATGGAGATTTATTCCACTACGGAGATCTAGATAAATATGCACTAATTAGGAccctctttttcttatttttattattattatattaaaatactaaaaaaataaatatatcccGTTAGTCAATGATCagataaggaaaaaaaaagaaaaaaaaaagaaaaatataaattcTGTTATCTAGTGAGCGGATgagaaaaacagaaacaaaaaaaaatacatccGATCATCCTATGATCCAGCAGACTATAGCTATTTCCACATATTTGAGGAGTCCCATCTAGACTTCAGTAACATATGGATGTCCTACTATGATTGAATGGACCTATCTACCTCCACATATCCGAGGAGTTCCTATCTAGACTGTGCAAACATATGGATGTTACAATCATCCATAAATAACACTTTTTGTTTCATAAGACGTGGATGATCAGTCACAAAAATAGGGATGATTTTTGGCTTCATGAGTTGCTCTTAAAAGGAGATGCTGCCTGCAAGTAGGAGAAAGAGACTAACGTGCGCCGTAGGGACCGTTGACTAGTCTGCGCCAGTATTCTTTGCTCCCTCCACTTCACTCTCTGCTCTGTGTGTCCCTCTCAGTTATTCACAGagtctatctctctctctctctgcacCATAGTTCATATACATAACACTAACCGAAAGCAAACCCCTTGGTTTCCTTCCTCTTCTACTTACTCCcaacaacaacaactacaaaAGACCCTGATTTTGGGATGGTTATGGATCAATATCATCATCACCACAGATCAATGGAGATTAACAACAATGGTTATGTTAGTTCCCCTCGATCAGATTCGTTTCCAATTGGTCTACGTgttcttgttgttgatgatgatcctACTTGgttaaaaatccttgagaagatgTTAAAAAGATGCTCTTACGAAGGTCGGTCTGTCCATTTCTCACACTAAAAATCTCTAAATTTCTCTCGCACCCTTTTTTTTACTTAACTTAATTGAATACATTGATTTTACTTATTTTGTTGATTCCAGCAGTGATTGCTGCTAAATTAATGTTCTTGGTGAGTTTTAATTGTAGATTTTAATATAACAAATTGGCAAGCAAGAATGAGGATTTTATGTTTCTACCCTATATATGTACACGctcttattctcaactacatttGGTATGATTAAAAACTGGCATATTGTAATTAGATGTGTATTTTAGCCTCTTTAATAGTCTGAAAATGGTAAATTCCGGAATTTTATAGCTACTGTGTTGCTCTTAGAAGGATATTGTAGTATGATTGTGACcttgttttgtattttgttgCTTGGCGTGTTGCAGTGACGACTTGCTGTTTAGCAAGGGATGCGTTAGACTTGCTTCGTGAAAGGAAAGATGGATTTGATATTGTCATCAGCGATGTTAATATGCCTGACATGGATGGTTTCAAGCTCCTTGAACATGTTGGACTTGAGATGGATCTGCCTGTCATAAGTCAGTTCTCTATCATTTTTTAGCTTATTTAAAAGAAAATCTGTTCAGTATTATTAAAAttcatatttttctctttttatcaaatGGATCTTTACTTATGACAAGTATCATCTTATGAATATCACAGTGATGTCTGTTGATGGGGAAACAAGCAGGGTAATGAAAGGTGTTCAACATGGAGCGTGTGATTATCTTCTTAAGCCTGTGCGAATGAAAGAACTTAAGAATATATGGCAGCATGTCCTCAGGAAGAAGATACATGAGGTCAGAGACATCGAAAGTTACGAAGGAAATGAGGAGATTCTGTTCCGAAACGGATCCGAAAGATTTGAAGAGGGGAATTTCCTTCTTGGAAGTGACCTGAGTTCAgggaagaaaaggaaagagacgGATAATAAAGAATGTGATGACCAAGAATACAGTGACTTTTCTTCTGTTAAGAAAGCTAGAGTTGTTTGGtctgtagatcttcatcagaAATTTGTCAATGCCGTAAATCAGATTGGATTTGATAGTGAGTAGTACCTAACTTTTCTTTTGGCATTCTATGAATGGTATTACATTATCTTTAAAACTGGCCATTCTTGCTTCTGTtactgtcatttacttttattacaTGTCATCCCATAAGTTAGTGAAATCCATGGTTTGCTATTTTGTTTTCTGCCAGAAGTAGGGCCGAAGAAAATACTTGACTTAATGAATGTTCCTTGGTTGACAAGAGAAAATGTTGCTAGCCATCTACAGGTAAATGTTTCTGCAACCCATTTGGACTCGATCAACATCAAATTATTACCTGTTAGCAAATTGCTTGGCCAAACTACGAGACTTTTCCTTATTCATTTGACTTATTCTGGCAGAACTTCCTCTCTATAAAATTCTTTTAGTTAATCATGAAAGCTTAAAACTGGCTTATGATCAGAGCATCTTGTAGTTGATCACTGACATAAAATTGGTTGTGTAGAAATATCGCCTCTACCTGAGCAGGCTGCAGAAGCCAAATGACCCAAAATCATCTTTTTGTGGAATAAAGCAGCCTGACTTTTCCCAGAAAGATCCTCCTATGACCTTTGCTCATAAGAGCTCGAGTCCTGTGCTCCAAAACACTGCAGCCAACGGCAGTTTTGGATACACTAGCAGCAATTTACTGGTCGAAGGTGCTGCCCTGGAAACCCATGAAGGCGATCTCAACGGTATTATTTCATTCAAATCGGTAACAGAACCTAGAAGCAGAAAAACTTTGAATGGTGATGTACCTTCTCCCAGGAAGGCCAATAATTCTCAGATAGGCTTCAGTCACTCTCTTGTGTTACCAGAGCTAGATGTTAATAACATATCGTTTGAGGCCAACATTTCTCAGAAGCACTCCTGGAACAGGGAGGTTCCAATTATGCGAATGAAGCAACTCCCTAAACAAGAGCAAAAACTGTATGGTTACACACATCTTGCGTTGCTTAGTCAGCAGAACAAGATCCAGTCTGAATCTCTACAGCCAAGTCCTTCCTCCATTAATCTTGGAACATCGGTTGGCGAAAGAGATAAAGCATGTCATTTGGAAATCAAGCCTTTGCATCTTGAAGATAAAAGTGACGACTTCAAGCACGGATTTCCAACAGCACCACATATAAGTAACCTATTACAGGctgatgcagagaatacaagttcTCAAGAATTTCGACCCATCCTCAGAATTAATACTGATTTGCCGTGCATGAAACTTCAAGGATACAATCAGCACTGCACAAACACGAATGCAAGCACATGGAAACCGGACCAAAGAAACCAGATTCAAGGAAACGAGTCGACTTCATATTGTTCTCAGCAGGAATCACATCTTGGCCTTCTTcaagattatttatttattgaggaTGTTGAGCTAAACAACATTGCGTCTATGAACTACCATGATCCTGATATGTTTGCGGACGTTCCAGCTCACTTATTAGACAAAGTCAGGTTTACTAATGATTACCTCTGCGAATCGACATTAGAGTATCCTATTATGGATCAAGGTTTATTTATAGCATGACAGAGGACAAGCATTTTTCTTGATACAGAGATTAGTAGTAATGAAAGAAAGGACATCTTCCTCACTGTGCTAAGTAAACTTCTTACTGATGAACTTCGTGCTGTTTCCATTAATGTTTGGGATATCATCTCTATAGAGAAAACGTGAGAACATGTACAATTGTCGAAAGCATTGTACTattttttggttttggtgatTATAAACATATCATAAGTACATATATACACGTCTACTGCTGCTTGACTCATAAACTTAAGCTAGAATTCTGAATTTCACATTGTGCTACATTAACTTGCATCATTAGTAGTTCACATGAATGTTGCTCAGAAGTCTCTCTAGCGTCTTGTAGTATTCGTCCATCTTTCCATCGTTGGTATAACGGAGTTCATCATACAGGTAAGATAAAAACACcctacaaaaatctaacttgTATCAGAATCTGACTCTTCCCCCCACCTTATGATTGTGCAATAACAATTGCTTGCCTCTCTGCTTCCCCACTCACGGAAAACTAAGCGTGTTGCATCTACAATATCAAATGATAAGAGTAATGATGTGCTATAAAAACAAGTACAAGATCAATCCCAACCAATTCTTATATTGAGAGGAAGGAAGGTGAGACCTGCAATAAATTAGACGACCAGAGGCTTAAGAATATACTTGTTGAGTATACCTGGAAACCGCCTAGGTGTGAACATTGTTCTGTTTTTAGTAATACTAGTGGTGCTTGTGCCAACAAAACATTTATTCCTAAAGACATTGTTCTGCCTCAGcatacagagagagagagagagagagagagagtctgagcctaagaagaagatgaatgttgGTTCTCAGAAGAAGGTACGTGAGAAGTGTTGTTGACAAGGAGGGTTGGTGACTAATACTTCAAAAAGGACTAGAAATCCTCTTCTTGAGGATGCTAGTAGCTCTAGTTCCGATTCTGGAGATAAGGATGTTTCTCATGACATTGTTTAGGATGATGTGGTTATATGCAGAGTGAtgggggtggtggtggtgtcAGAGAGGTTCTCAAGCCTATTCTGAACCCTAAgcttcataaaaaataatatgtaTGGAGTATGGTACTTCGGAAAACGTCTCTAACTCATAATTTAGATCTTAATGTGGATAATCTAATGAACTCTTCCGCTGGCCTATATATTGTTGTAATGTTACCTACAAGTGCATTACTAAAATCATTTCTATGAGAATGAAGTATGTTCTTTAAAATTTTATTAGTCCTTGTCAATTTGCCTTCAATTCCGGAAGGTCTGGAGAATTCCGTATAATATCATGCTTGCTCATGAAATTGTCAAAAACTATCGTAGAAGTAATGGCAGTCCTAAATGCTCCATGGAGATTGACTTGCAGAAAGCTTGTGATACTAATTTTCTTGGGCGTGCATCATTCTGAAATTTGGTAGACCGAGACTAACCCTAGGGTCAAAAGTTTCAAACAACTcaaaaataagaagaaggaaAATGTGAAATGAAGAAGAGCATGCATACCTTTAGCCACTCGTTATTCTCCATTCTGGAAGTAGAAACCAAGATCTTTGTCACATTCATAGCAGCAACATATTTAGAATGATCGCATTTCATTCTAGCCTCATCTCATCAGAATAACTCTTATACGTACTAAGCGTTTCATCCTGACCTCCAATTTCATCTAGCCTGTCCAGGAAATATACAAGCGGAGATTCACAAGGGTCATCCTTAACGGGCCTGACATTAAACGTAAACATGTTTTCACTCCAAGCTCTCCACGTTCGAAAAGTTTGTAAAGGAGTGCACAACTCCTTTGCAGATCCCAGAAAAGGATATATCTGCACAGTATATCCCATGAAACTGATACTgactgatgtgatttcaaattgagttgtaataaaaagttcgttgagacttgtgaaagcaatcgattttagacttaattttaaagcaaaaaaaataaaaaataaagcaaataaatgttgatatgttgtgaaaattatggagaggctagagctaggatttcaccattcatcaatacttatgtggtttaatttatatcatgcaatttaaacaattgttTCGATTCaaaagtattgccaaaatcagattcccaaaatatcaaatgttaatcgcaagtataacgcatcaagagtctaaaaactaagcatgcatcatcaagagaatacacatttgattaataagaatcatttaatttattttttatcaatgcaattaatcatataaaaatattgcataaatttattaaattaatattaccacataattcttgagagaatggcttcctccgtcgccccaaggattgggtttagctcatcattaggaaaacacgctcaaaattcattttttattgctcaaaggtggtgtacaaatgaagaaatgggagaaacaatgataaccgggtttgcaacagttataagtgttacaaactgaaaagaacgatagaacagtactgtcgctgattctcgaccacgctcgtgtgtcgtttccactgttgaaaaacgactgtcttggatggtctgttcttcgcgttcttcagatgaactgcagcagaaaaatatttctagaacttgatttttttcgactcTGTGTTGCTCTataatctctcaaactctccgtaaaccttctatgatattccaacacctatttataacctagcaacaacaaaatctcacgtaataacttcatataattctccattattcttcacggccagtttaggaaataattcagatttttgatctctacacgcgttctgaagcttccaaattgccatatttaactccttcacactccaaatagttgttaaggtcttccaaacacgtgcaaactcctctgctgctcgcgcaaatcccgtgatatcctcttccgagaataaactctCATGTTTTCTTCCCGtgaattatctagccaaatttagccAATTAAATTACTCATGATAGTtttttgggacatatcacaactacccaacaaatttcagccctttaatcgacccagaactccttcaaatatcgatcgaaaaatcacacagttctgtttttattttcccgccaaaattcagttttgaaatgttgaacatgaagtgcccctatcctgttctggggtgcgaataacatatgggtgctgaggaaaaatttgggtgctgaggatgaatttgggctacggaTAACCTtgagtgccccttagccaaatctggggtccgtatagaaaatgtcccccaggggtccaaatatcattttttgagcaactttttccacacaagtgtatttctccaaaaacacctacacaaacataaaaacaccataataagtacaaaatcaagcactagcaatagagatactaaggacaattcagacacaaaagtgtgtctatcaaataccccgaaacttattatttgctagttctcgagaaaatctaatataaaatgactacacttagcacgtgcaacaagccgttaaaccgctaggtggccctagcggcggagtgttgtgtccggagggtttaccagaggtgtacccacaaaacctttactccagaccctagctatctacgcagaaccttggaaggcactaaagaatctccttggttggcatacaatcattgaatataggaggaagtaccctgatgcgaaattccaattgttgtacacgagcttGCACTCAGCataataaaattcatatataagtgacaaagctctactcagatagtttctagacatcataaccggagtcaaccaatcacaaggaaagattaagaagatggataaagagaaaaatagatggttcaaagtgaaggtgtttcccatatctgtctgaaggcctctgccaagatgaacctatcctaatggactgagatatcggtctgactaatatcaacacaactagcatatacaaggggaccagtggtcgacaaacctaattctaggtcaacacaactggcatataaaagggcaccagtggtcgactttattgaatttattccgattggtccgATGATCTGacctcaaactttttttttttttggtatctcaatcaccgtatttcaccctagaaatggtaacaacttgagtcgtgtgacccaccaaatcacttaagaaataaaaacagaagggattaggattcaacgagttatggcgaaactaccatgtttttaataattctaacacctgagctctgtgcttttatgaatagactctttagatgtttccatctaatcagattggttcctcaactcctacaaccaagatgttcccatccacttagattggttagtgccaaccttaataagcataaatttctaggctctggagtttatttattgcaactaaaagctaacaaaaagtttcttccctacccctaaacttaaatctaacattgtcctcaatgtttctaatgaaagagcaataccaaaaagcaaagtaacatgaagAATCAGTaaaagagaagtcggaaagatagtacctgggtgaagagaga
Coding sequences within:
- the LOC113276103 gene encoding two-component response regulator ARR11-like isoform X2: MVMDQYHHHHRSMEINNNGYVSSPRSDSFPIGLRVLVVDDDPTWLKILEKMLKRCSYEVTTCCLARDALDLLRERKDGFDIVISDVNMPDMDGFKLLEHVGLEMDLPVIMMSVDGETSRVMKGVQHGACDYLLKPVRMKELKNIWQHVLRKKIHEVRDIESYEGNEEILFRNGSERFEEGNFLLGSDLSSGKKRKETDNKECDDQEYSDFSSVKKARVVWSVDLHQKFVNAVNQIGFDIGPKKILDLMNVPWLTRENVASHLQKYRLYLSRLQKPNDPKSSFCGIKQPDFSQKDPPMTFAHKSSSPVLQNTAANGSFGYTSSNLLVEGAALETHEGDLNGIISFKSVTEPRSRKTLNGDVPSPRKANNSQIGFSHSLVLPELDVNNISFEANISQKHSWNREVPIMRMKQLPKQEQKLYGYTHLALLSQQNKIQSESLQPSPSSINLGTSVGERDKACHLEIKPLHLEDKSDDFKHGFPTAPHISNLLQADAENTSSQEFRPILRINTDLPCMKLQGYNQHCTNTNASTWKPDQRNQIQGNESTSYCSQQESHLGLLQDYLFIEDVELNNIASMNYHDPDMFADVPAHLLDKVRFTNDYLCESTLEYPIMDQGLFIA
- the LOC113276103 gene encoding two-component response regulator ARR11-like isoform X1 — its product is MVMDQYHHHHRSMEINNNGYVSSPRSDSFPIGLRVLVVDDDPTWLKILEKMLKRCSYEVTTCCLARDALDLLRERKDGFDIVISDVNMPDMDGFKLLEHVGLEMDLPVIMMSVDGETSRVMKGVQHGACDYLLKPVRMKELKNIWQHVLRKKIHEVRDIESYEGNEEILFRNGSERFEEGNFLLGSDLSSGKKRKETDNKECDDQEYSDFSSVKKARVVWSVDLHQKFVNAVNQIGFDKVGPKKILDLMNVPWLTRENVASHLQKYRLYLSRLQKPNDPKSSFCGIKQPDFSQKDPPMTFAHKSSSPVLQNTAANGSFGYTSSNLLVEGAALETHEGDLNGIISFKSVTEPRSRKTLNGDVPSPRKANNSQIGFSHSLVLPELDVNNISFEANISQKHSWNREVPIMRMKQLPKQEQKLYGYTHLALLSQQNKIQSESLQPSPSSINLGTSVGERDKACHLEIKPLHLEDKSDDFKHGFPTAPHISNLLQADAENTSSQEFRPILRINTDLPCMKLQGYNQHCTNTNASTWKPDQRNQIQGNESTSYCSQQESHLGLLQDYLFIEDVELNNIASMNYHDPDMFADVPAHLLDKVRFTNDYLCESTLEYPIMDQGLFIA